From a region of the Odocoileus virginianus isolate 20LAN1187 ecotype Illinois chromosome 1, Ovbor_1.2, whole genome shotgun sequence genome:
- the CNPY1 gene encoding protein canopy homolog 1 isoform X1 has translation MEARYLHSAEIEFICDPAPFTPVVRQTSYFDQQRVKRQKGPRRPGPRRARGALGGSPPPSGRSRGDAASCTLTCLDGPRIPLAQSEVFLTDLLDKVCERMNDYRLEEDPVTKEKTFKRFAPRKGDKIYKEFKKFYFYSDAYRPLKFACETIIEEFEDEIFSLITQEAHHLADTLCGGKSGLCETSTNRTEL, from the exons ATGGAGGCGCGGTATCTGCACAGCGCCGAAATCGAGTTCATTTGTGATCCGGCCCCTTTCACCCCGGTTGTCAGGCAAACTTCCTACTTTGATCAGCAGAGGGTGAAGAGGCAGAAAGGCCCGCGGAGGCCGGGGCCGCGGCGCGCCCGCGGCGCCCTTGGCGGGTCCCCGCCCCCTTCCGGAAGGAGCCGCGGGGACGCGGCCTCCTGCACCTTGACCTGTCTAGACGGCCCCCga ATCCCCTTAGCCCAGTCGGAGGTATTCCTCACAGACCTCCTGGACAAAGTGTGCGAGCGGATGAATGACTACAGACTCGAAGAAGACCCCGTGACGAAGGAGAAGACTTTCAAGAGATTTGCTCCGAGGAAAGgagacaaaatatacaaagaatttaaaaaattctatttttattcagaTGCTTACAGACCTTTGAAATTCGCG TGTGAGACTATAATAGAAGAGTTCGAAGatgaaatattttcacttatCACCCAGGAGGCACACCACCTCGCTGACACGCTGTGCGGTGGAAAGTCAG